In Drosophila bipectinata strain 14024-0381.07 chromosome 2R, DbipHiC1v2, whole genome shotgun sequence, one genomic interval encodes:
- the mim gene encoding methylcytosine dioxygenase TET isoform X3, whose translation MDLSLERDSSALGSLFQQIINDMKNTSPLWEDFVAKAGKLHTCLRAAIQAIAAYLDAFQKIADAATNSRGASKEIGTALTRVCLRHKAVETRLKTFTTAIMDCLVQPLQERIEDWKRTVATIDKDHAKEYKRCRSELKKRSSDTLRLQKKARKGQTDGLQSLMDSHMQDVTLRRAELEEVEKKSLRAAMVEERLRYCSFVHMLQPVVHEECEVMSELGHLQEAMQSIALVTKDPSVLPQASEELIHDAKASINLYPESPGGGSGSQGGGCSNSLGSRKSSVCSISSINSSGSSNSPGHHHYPRSLSQFVTPAIRLKPGESSDSGFCSSPALTTQTSNATNQTANVSTWPPHTQDAVDSLPPTADRPHTISTAYEKGHQRPPLTVYTFQNPETIPESTTGLNNGQPPANGQPSSGQTTPATQKSPAASLSRPPLPVRCSSLERPLSAQSNHRQGSGSNLLQRQCPSPIPAHITKELSAAHHAQQQQHQQLQQQQQPQPTPPTYVNMSELANMAAMKLTNHQNQNQNQQQPPPLKQQSSIDSISSQHSNDSTGSHQLLQQQQQHQHMPQQPNHHSASATATRSHSISSTASSLHSHPSIDSTVACGSLVGQHNHSTSTNTNTTTTSPSSGCSTPQNHYSPLLTNSPTSTAAGTPSGSSIGTGAGLGFVYQVSSPTPPSSEVLKITEQGTGSGQASVNTDGEEETDERSRASVLQKASMFEKAAAAAAVSPPAPAPVAAPTASVVGPAGGRRSEAEQQEMDSFQREIDEGKGKQMMMMTSNNNMSTMTTTSSSSSSTDNNNTPAGNTSTIEPCAISNQTHSSGCGTDISDTTSDELGGDESAEARRRDRDRDRDRDLLGASDSELSRCYVSETSSLTGGMTAGGYENPTFAHFVAASAGREEAGPGDSVSLASDSLCLGQTRHAYVDTCSDNGSGVVVIYDHQIPITPDIEFVKQNSEIVLLRTKDPQPQALQLHEMRELQQLPTNLAGTPDSSPDGQAPPQPSTATVAPAKQRLSSFRATSEQQLQLLGRGSPQRGKTATTEQAQDQHPPPPPPQQQPVDPVKRQLPPKPTSLSLFSGPAPSLAPGDKPLVPRKSDFKADLDAKIRRQKQKVQQQLQQQSPPQQQAPSSATQPQQQQHSPPPPPPQLQSPPNRNCNVTNKPAANVTASASASGSKLNQIHRNPSQNQTAASSNHPNKQYKTPPAACPAYSSSSTSLPSLPLSVSTTSSSANSPPSMLPASARPVHTPPHVHSNANANATANAPANPQSPASAHANVKPCITPRPASLSGGAGGGGGSTRIARRSSINQAKPPPPVRRSSSVTPSPNASVGLKQPQQPEHLHLHHHHQQLSSSSEHLPPPPAFLLDSMPQSPPPAAMPSSALKVSETVRALAALRHQPASPVALRRMQQQQQHQQQQQQQQQQPFLQPMHPSPSNDDLSYEVYYDSYLDLHAYAPSQQQQYHQQQQQHQQHLMYLQQQQQAPQPPVYQAPPPVDATFRTSSPAAGGGGGIYAQPKLVNSMSSFRTSSPSPNGHAHPLPPTQPKANPNLIAQLNARLNSKQQHQPQHQQHEGIYGNQHQQQQQQPGGDSIYMRGGLSMSQTPQQQHFDGKSEQQMQHQQHRIYASYGTSSSQVATSVSASVSVSVTGNSSGSNAQPSILTPTSSSSFNALPHFPLSSSTSSLLSKVSSFSNASSSPPTAGGSANNSHYQPPQPPTASSGGTDYGSYSSSFTKNSAAAQMSNMRQVHPHQHQPQQQHYTCPPPLEDPPPPPIYSAGSSATMPKKMARPHAGHAPHASAYAAASATATLPKNIMQQQQQQRLLQQQQAQQQQHQQQQYQQPTGMGNGNGHGHVSHRPQLPLPQQKMRAAQQQQQHLAEQQQQHQPPIPSRHSSVQQKIFVSTNPFIQTTAVKFHSPSASPICGSPGSGSGSMASIYATTARGSHQQHQQQQQQQQHYYRDAAGGNSNGGAGYYNHNAHGHAHAHSNAHAHAHANAHAHAQAHHANYATSTNIEKTGSIRAKTKAEFLENLNAKLAKQGMSGRAFAVRNLINSKALMYQNPQSLSRPSAQYRRPPTYPNTSNTINTINTCDDDQC comes from the exons AACACCTCACCATTGTGGGAGGATTTTGTGGCCAAGGCGGGTAAACTCCATACATGCCTGAG GGCCGCCATCCAGGCAATCGCCGCCTATTTGGATGCCTTCCAAAAGATAGCAGATGCGGCGACCAATTCAAGAG GCGCTTCAAAGGAGATCGGCACCGCCCTGACCCGAGTCTGCCTGCGCCACAAGGCGGTGGAGACGCGCCTAAAGACCTTCACCACGGCCATCATGGATTGCCTGGTGCAGCCGCTGCAGGAGAGGATCGAGGACTGGAAGCGGACAGTGGCCACCATCGACAAGGACCATGCCAAAGAGTACAAGCGGTGCCGGAGCGAGCTGAAGAAGCGCTCCAGCGACACGCTGCGCCTCCAGAAGAAGGCCAGGAAGGGCCAGACGGACGGCCTCCAGTCCCTGATGGACTCGCACATGCAGGACGTTACACTCCGGCGGGCCGAGCTGGAGGAGGTGGAGAAGAAGTCCCTGAGGGCGGCCATGGTGGAGGAGAGGCTGCGATATTGCAGCTTCGTTCACATGCTCCAGCCGGTGGTGCACGAGGAGTGCGAGGTCATGTCCGAACTGGGTCACCTCCAG GAGGCGATGCAGTCAATAGCTCTGGTCACCAAGGACCCCAGTGTCCTGCCCCAGGCCTCCGAGGAGCTCATCCACGATGCCAAGGCCAGCATTAACCTGTACCCCGAGTCCCCGGGTGGCGGTTCGGGCTCCCAGGGCGGTGGCTGCTCCAATTCGCTGGGTTCCCGTAAGAGCTCCGTCTGCTccatcagcagcatcaacaGTAGCGGGTCCAGCAATTCGCCGGGCCACCACCACTATCCGCGTTCCCTGTCGCAG tttgtaaCGCCCGCCATTCGCTTGAAACCTGGTGAATCCAGTGATAGTGGCTTTTGCTCATCGCCAGCGCTAACAACACag ACATCGAATGCCACCAACCAGACGGCGAACGTGTCCACCTGGCCGCCGCACACCCAGGACGCTGTGGACAGCCTGCCGCCCACCGCCGACCGGCCGCACACCATTTCGACGGCCTACGAGAAGGGTCACCAGCGCCCGCCGCTGACCGTCTATACGTTCCAGAACCCGGAGACCATACCCGAGTCCACCACTGGCCTCAACAATGGACAGCCGCCAGCCAATGGACAGCCATCCTCGGGCCAGACCACTCCGGCTACCCAGAAGTCTCCGGCTGCCTCCCTCAGCCGGCCACCGCTGCCAGTT CGCTGCTCGTCGTTGGAGCGCCCGCTATCGGCCCAGAGCAACCATCGCCAGGGAAGCGGAAGCAACCTGCTGCAACGGCAGTGCCCCTCACCGATTCCAGCTCATATCACGAAAG AGCTGTCCGCCGCGCATCatgcccagcagcagcagcaccaacagctccagcaacagcagcagccacagccgACACCGCCCACCTACGTCAACATGTCCGAGTTGGCCAACATGGCGGCCATGAAACTGACCAACCACCAGaatcagaaccagaaccagcagcagccgccTCCTTTGAAGCAACAGAGCTCCATCGACTCGATCAGCTCCCAGCATTCCAATGACTCCACCGGTTCGCATCAACTgctccaacagcagcagcagcaccagcacatGCCACAGCAGCCAAACCATCACTCCGCCTCTGCCACAGCCACTCGCTCCCATTCCATATCCTCGACGGCCTCGTCGCTGCACTCGCATCCGTCCATTGACTCGACGGTAGCTTGCGGCTCCCTGGTGGGCCAGCACAACCACAGCACCAGCACCAACACGAACACGACCACCACCTCGCCGTCCAGTGGCTGCTCCACGCCCCAGAACCACTACTCGCCCTTGCTAACCAACTCCCCCACGTCCACTGCCGCAGGTACACCCAGTGGCAGCAGCATCGGCACGGGAGCCGGCCTGGGATTCGTCTATCAGGTCAGCTCCCCCACTCCGCCCTCCAGCGAGGTGCTGAAGATCACCGAGCAGGGTACCGGGTCTGGCCAGGCCTCTGTAAACACCGATGGGGAGGAGGAGACTGACGAGCGATCGCGGGCCTCCGTCCTGCAGAAGGCATCGATGTTTGAGAAGGCGGCAGCTGCGGCTGCCGTGTCGCCACCAGCTCCGGCACCAGTCGCCGCACCAACAGCATCAGTTGTTGGCCCGGCCGGAGGACGTCGCTCCGAGGCGGAGCAGCAGGAAATGG ACTCGTTCCAACGCGAGATCGATGAGGGCAAGGGCAAgcagatgatgatgatgaccagcaacaacaatatgtCCACCATGACGACGACGAGCAgttccagcagcagcaccgacaacaacaacaccccCGCCGGCAACACCAGCACCATCGAGCCGTGTGCCATCAGCAATCAGACGCACTCGAGCGGCTGCGGCACGGACATCTCGGACACCACCTCCGACGAGCTGGGCGGCGACGAGAGTGCGGAGGCGCGGCGACGGGACAGGGATCGTGACCGGGACCGGGACCTGCTGGGAGCCAGCGATTCGGAGCTGAGTCGTTGCTATGTGAGCGAGACGAGTTCGCTGACCGGCGGGATGACGGCCGGCGGCTACGAGAATCCCACGTTTGCGCACTTTGTGGCGGCCAGTGCCGGTCGAGAGGAGGCAGGTCCGGGCGACAGTGTCTCCCTGGCGTCGGACAGCCTGTGCCTGGGGCAGACGCGCCACGCCTACGTGGACACCTGCAGCGACAACGGCAGTGGTGTGGTGGTCATCTACGACCACCAGATTCCCATTACGCCGGACATCGAGTTTGTGAAGCAGAACTCGGAGATAGTGCTGCTGCGCACCAAGGATCCCCAGCCGCAGGCGCTGCAGCTGCACGAGATGCGCGAGTTGCAGCAGCTGCCGACGAACCTGGCTGGGACGCCGGACTCCTCGCCGGACGGTCAGGCGCCGCCGCAGCCGTCCACAGCAACCGTGGCGCCCGCCAAGCAGCGACTCTCCTCCTTCCGCGCCACCAGcgagcagcagctgcagctcctTGGACGCGGCAGCCCCCAAAGAGGTAAAACAGCCACCACTGAGCAGGCACAGGACCAgcacccaccaccaccaccaccccagCAGCAGCCAGTAGATCCTGTCAAGCGCCAGCTGCCGCCCAAGCCGACCAGCCTGAGCCTTTTCAGTGGCCCAGCGCCCAGCCTGGCGCCTGGCGACAAGCCCCTGGTGCCTCGAAAGTCAGACTTTAAGGCCGACCTTGATGCCAAGATCCGCAGACAGAAGCAGAAAGTCCAACAGCAATTGCAGCAGCAATCGCCGCCTCAGCAGCAAGCTCCTTCCTCCGCCACACaaccgcaacaacaacaacactcaccaccgccaccaccaccacaactaCAGTCGCCCCCAAACCGAAACTGTAATGTCACTAATAAGCCAGCCGCCAATGTTACTGCATCCGCATCTGCATCTGGGTCGAAACTGAACCAAATTCATAGAAATCCAAGCCAAAATCAGACAGCTGCATCATCCAATCATCCAAATAAGCAATATAAGACGCCCCCCGCCGCCTGCCCGGCATACTCATCTTCATCGACATCGCTACCATCATTGCCATTATCAGTCAGCACCACCTCATCATCAGCCAACTCTCCGCCATCGATGTTGCCCGCCAGTGCCCGACCAGTCCATACGCCACCACATGTACACTCCAATGCCAATGCCAATGCCACTGCCAATGCCCCAGCCAATCCTCAAAGCCCGGCTAGTGCCCATGCCAATGTCAAGCCGTGCATTACGCCCAGGCCGGCTTCGTTGTCGG gaggagcaggaggtgGCGGTGGATCCACGCGCATCGCCCGCCGTTCGTCCATCAACCAGGCCAAGCCACCGCCGCCAGTCAGACGCAGCTCATCGGTGACCCCCAGTCCCAATGCCTCGGTTGGG CTGAAGCAACCGCAGCAGCCAGAGCACCTGCAcctgcaccaccaccatcagcAGCTAAGCAGCTCCAGCGAGCACTTGCCACCGCCGCCAGCTTTCCTGCTGGACTCCATGCCGCAAAGCCCGCCACCAGCTGCCATGCCCAGCTCGGCGCTGAAGGTTTCAGAGACGGTGCGAGCCCTGGCGGCCCTGCGCCATCAGCCGGCCTCTCCGGTGGCTTTGAGACgcatgcagcagcagcagcaacatcagcaacaacagcagcagcagcaacaacagcctTTCTTACAG CCCATGCACCCATCCCCCTCGAACGACGATCTAAGCTACGAAGTCTACTACGACTCCTACCTGGATCTGCACGCCTATGCTCCCtcccagcaacagcagtatcaccagcagcagcagcagcatcagcaacacCTCATGTatctgcaacagcaacagcaggcaCCACAGCCGCCTGTGTACCAAGCTCCGCCGCCCGTCGATGCC ACGTTCCGCACCTCATCACCTGCCGCTGGCGGAGGAGGTGGCATTTACGCCCAGCCCAAGCTGGTCAACAGCATGTCCAGCTTCCGCACCAGTAGTCCCAGTCCCAACGGACACGCTCACCCACTGCCACCGACCCAGCCGAAGGCGAACCCGAATCTGATAGCACAGCTCAATGCACGACTCAACAGCAAGCAACAGCACCAGccccagcaccagcaacaCGAGGGAATCTACGGCAaccagcatcagcagcagcaacagcaacctgGAGGCGATTCGATTTATATGCGAGGAGGTTTGTCCATGTCGCAAACGCCTCAGCAGCAACACTTTGACGGTAAATCTGAGCAGCAAATGCAACATCAACAGCATAGAATTTACGCTAGTTATGGCACCTCATCGTCACAAGTCGCCACATCAGTCTCAGCCTCAGTATCAGTATCAGTCACTGGCAACTCATCGGGCAGCAATGCCCAGCCGTCCATTCTAACACcgacctcctcctcctcgttcAACGCCCTGCCCCACTTTCCCCTGTCCTCATCCACATCATCGTTGCTATCCAAAGTCAGTTCATTCTCAAACGCCTCATCCTCGCCGCCAACGGCCGGCGGGTCGGCCAACAATTCGCATTACCAGCCACCCCAGCCGCCCACAGCGTCATCGGGTGGCACAGATTACGGCTCGTACTCAAGTTCGTTTACCAAAAATTCAGCAGCTGCCCAAATGTCGAACATGCGACAAGTCCATCCCCACCAGCAtcagccacagcagcagcactacACATGCCCGCCTCCGTTGGAGGATCCTCCGCCGCCGCCCATTTACTCCGCCGGCTCTTCGGCCACGATGCCCAAGAAGATGGCCCGCCCCCATGCCGGCCATGCGCCGCATGCGAGCGCCTATGCAGCTGCCTCGGCCACGGCCACGCTGCCCAAGAACAtaatgcaacagcagcaacagcaacgtctgctgcagcaacaacaggcgcagcagcagcagcatcagcagcagcaataccAACAGCCAACAGGCATGGGCAATGGGAATGGTCACGGGCATGTAAGTCACCGTCCGCAGTTGCCGCTGCCCCAGCAGAAGATGCGGGctgcccagcagcagcagcaacacttggcggagcagcaacagcagcaccagccGCCCATTCCGTCGCGCCATTCAAGTGTCCAGCAAAAGATATTCGTTTCGACGAATCCATTTATACAAACAACGGCAGTCAAGTTTCACTCGCCATCCGCCTCGCCAATTTGCGGCTCACCGGGATCTGGATCTGGGTCCATGGCCAGCATTTATGCCACAACAGCACGAGGCAGTcaccagcaacatcagcagcagcagcagcaacaacagcattACTATCGCGATGCTGCTGGGGGCAATAGCAATGGCGGTGCTGGATACTACAACCACAATGCCCATGGGCATGCCCACGCCCACTCGAAcgcccatgcccatgcccatgccaatgcccatgcccatgcccagGCACATCATGCAA ACTATGCCACAAGCACAAATATCGAAAAGACTGGCAGCATTCGGGCCAAGACCAAGGCCGAATTCCTCGAGAATCTCAACGCGAAACTGGCCAAGCAGGGAATGTCTGGACGAGCATTCGCCGTGCGCAATCTCATCAACAGCAAGGCCCTG ATGTACCAAAATCCGCAATCTTTATCGCGACCCAGTGCGCAGTATCGTAGACCACCCACCTATCCCAACACCAGCAATACCATCAACACCATCAACACCTGCGATGACGACCAGTGCTAA
- the mim gene encoding platelet binding protein GspB isoform X16, with protein MDLSLERDSSALGSLFQQIINDMKNTSPLWEDFVAKAGKLHTCLRAAIQAIAAYLDAFQKIADAATNSRGASKEIGTALTRVCLRHKAVETRLKTFTTAIMDCLVQPLQERIEDWKRTVATIDKDHAKEYKRCRSELKKRSSDTLRLQKKARKGQTDGLQSLMDSHMQDVTLRRAELEEVEKKSLRAAMVEERLRYCSFVHMLQPVVHEECEVMSELGHLQEAMQSIALVTKDPSVLPQASEELIHDAKASINLYPESPGGGSGSQGGGCSNSLGSRKSSVCSISSINSSGSSNSPGHHHYPRSLSQFVTPAIRLKPGESSDSGFCSSPALTTQTSNATNQTANVSTWPPHTQDAVDSLPPTADRPHTISTAYEKGHQRPPLTVYTFQNPETIPESTTGLNNGQPPANGQPSSGQTTPATQKSPAASLSRPPLPVRCSSLERPLSAQSNHRQGSGSNLLQRQCPSPIPAHITKELSAAHHAQQQQHQQLQQQQQPQPTPPTYVNMSELANMAAMKLTNHQNQNQNQQQPPPLKQQSSIDSISSQHSNDSTGSHQLLQQQQQHQHMPQQPNHHSASATATRSHSISSTASSLHSHPSIDSTVACGSLVGQHNHSTSTNTNTTTTSPSSGCSTPQNHYSPLLTNSPTSTAAGTPSGSSIGTGAGLGFVYQVSSPTPPSSEVLKITEQGTGSGQASVNTDGEEETDERSRASVLQKASMFEKAAAAAAVSPPAPAPVAAPTASVVGPAGGRRSEAEQQEMDKSFEDSIQALNNLIGELDSFQREIDEGKGKQMMMMTSNNNMSTMTTTSSSSSSTDNNNTPAGNTSTIEPCAISNQTHSSGCGTDISDTTSDELGGDESAEARRRDRDRDRDRDLLGASDSELSRCYVSETSSLTGGMTAGGYENPTFAHFVAASAGREEAGPGDSVSLASDSLCLGQTRHAYVDTCSDNGSGVVVIYDHQIPITPDIEFVKQNSEIVLLRTKDPQPQALQLHEMRELQQLPTNLAGTPDSSPDGQAPPQPSTATVAPAKQRLSSFRATSEQQLQLLGRGSPQRGKTATTEQAQDQHPPPPPPQQQPVDPVKRQLPPKPTSLSLFSGPAPSLAPGDKPLVPRKSDFKADLDAKIRRQKQKVQQQLQQQSPPQQQAPSSATQPQQQQHSPPPPPPQLQSPPNRNCNVTNKPAANVTASASASGSKLNQIHRNPSQNQTAASSNHPNKQYKTPPAACPAYSSSSTSLPSLPLSVSTTSSSANSPPSMLPASARPVHTPPHVHSNANANATANAPANPQSPASAHANVKPCITPRPASLSGGAGGGGGSTRIARRSSINQAKPPPPVRRSSSVTPSPNASVGTFRTSSPAAGGGGGIYAQPKLVNSMSSFRTSSPSPNGHAHPLPPTQPKANPNLIAQLNARLNSKQQHQPQHQQHEGIYGNQHQQQQQQPGGDSIYMRGGLSMSQTPQQQHFDDYATSTNIEKTGSIRAKTKAEFLENLNAKLAKQGMSGRAFAVRNLINSKALMYQNPQSLSRPSAQYRRPPTYPNTSNTINTINTCDDDQC; from the exons AACACCTCACCATTGTGGGAGGATTTTGTGGCCAAGGCGGGTAAACTCCATACATGCCTGAG GGCCGCCATCCAGGCAATCGCCGCCTATTTGGATGCCTTCCAAAAGATAGCAGATGCGGCGACCAATTCAAGAG GCGCTTCAAAGGAGATCGGCACCGCCCTGACCCGAGTCTGCCTGCGCCACAAGGCGGTGGAGACGCGCCTAAAGACCTTCACCACGGCCATCATGGATTGCCTGGTGCAGCCGCTGCAGGAGAGGATCGAGGACTGGAAGCGGACAGTGGCCACCATCGACAAGGACCATGCCAAAGAGTACAAGCGGTGCCGGAGCGAGCTGAAGAAGCGCTCCAGCGACACGCTGCGCCTCCAGAAGAAGGCCAGGAAGGGCCAGACGGACGGCCTCCAGTCCCTGATGGACTCGCACATGCAGGACGTTACACTCCGGCGGGCCGAGCTGGAGGAGGTGGAGAAGAAGTCCCTGAGGGCGGCCATGGTGGAGGAGAGGCTGCGATATTGCAGCTTCGTTCACATGCTCCAGCCGGTGGTGCACGAGGAGTGCGAGGTCATGTCCGAACTGGGTCACCTCCAG GAGGCGATGCAGTCAATAGCTCTGGTCACCAAGGACCCCAGTGTCCTGCCCCAGGCCTCCGAGGAGCTCATCCACGATGCCAAGGCCAGCATTAACCTGTACCCCGAGTCCCCGGGTGGCGGTTCGGGCTCCCAGGGCGGTGGCTGCTCCAATTCGCTGGGTTCCCGTAAGAGCTCCGTCTGCTccatcagcagcatcaacaGTAGCGGGTCCAGCAATTCGCCGGGCCACCACCACTATCCGCGTTCCCTGTCGCAG tttgtaaCGCCCGCCATTCGCTTGAAACCTGGTGAATCCAGTGATAGTGGCTTTTGCTCATCGCCAGCGCTAACAACACag ACATCGAATGCCACCAACCAGACGGCGAACGTGTCCACCTGGCCGCCGCACACCCAGGACGCTGTGGACAGCCTGCCGCCCACCGCCGACCGGCCGCACACCATTTCGACGGCCTACGAGAAGGGTCACCAGCGCCCGCCGCTGACCGTCTATACGTTCCAGAACCCGGAGACCATACCCGAGTCCACCACTGGCCTCAACAATGGACAGCCGCCAGCCAATGGACAGCCATCCTCGGGCCAGACCACTCCGGCTACCCAGAAGTCTCCGGCTGCCTCCCTCAGCCGGCCACCGCTGCCAGTT CGCTGCTCGTCGTTGGAGCGCCCGCTATCGGCCCAGAGCAACCATCGCCAGGGAAGCGGAAGCAACCTGCTGCAACGGCAGTGCCCCTCACCGATTCCAGCTCATATCACGAAAG AGCTGTCCGCCGCGCATCatgcccagcagcagcagcaccaacagctccagcaacagcagcagccacagccgACACCGCCCACCTACGTCAACATGTCCGAGTTGGCCAACATGGCGGCCATGAAACTGACCAACCACCAGaatcagaaccagaaccagcagcagccgccTCCTTTGAAGCAACAGAGCTCCATCGACTCGATCAGCTCCCAGCATTCCAATGACTCCACCGGTTCGCATCAACTgctccaacagcagcagcagcaccagcacatGCCACAGCAGCCAAACCATCACTCCGCCTCTGCCACAGCCACTCGCTCCCATTCCATATCCTCGACGGCCTCGTCGCTGCACTCGCATCCGTCCATTGACTCGACGGTAGCTTGCGGCTCCCTGGTGGGCCAGCACAACCACAGCACCAGCACCAACACGAACACGACCACCACCTCGCCGTCCAGTGGCTGCTCCACGCCCCAGAACCACTACTCGCCCTTGCTAACCAACTCCCCCACGTCCACTGCCGCAGGTACACCCAGTGGCAGCAGCATCGGCACGGGAGCCGGCCTGGGATTCGTCTATCAGGTCAGCTCCCCCACTCCGCCCTCCAGCGAGGTGCTGAAGATCACCGAGCAGGGTACCGGGTCTGGCCAGGCCTCTGTAAACACCGATGGGGAGGAGGAGACTGACGAGCGATCGCGGGCCTCCGTCCTGCAGAAGGCATCGATGTTTGAGAAGGCGGCAGCTGCGGCTGCCGTGTCGCCACCAGCTCCGGCACCAGTCGCCGCACCAACAGCATCAGTTGTTGGCCCGGCCGGAGGACGTCGCTCCGAGGCGGAGCAGCAGGAAATGG ACAAGTCTTTCGAAGATTCAATCCAAGcactaaataatttaattggcgAACTAGACTCGTTCCAACGCGAGATCGATGAGGGCAAGGGCAAgcagatgatgatgatgaccagcaacaacaatatgtCCACCATGACGACGACGAGCAgttccagcagcagcaccgacaacaacaacaccccCGCCGGCAACACCAGCACCATCGAGCCGTGTGCCATCAGCAATCAGACGCACTCGAGCGGCTGCGGCACGGACATCTCGGACACCACCTCCGACGAGCTGGGCGGCGACGAGAGTGCGGAGGCGCGGCGACGGGACAGGGATCGTGACCGGGACCGGGACCTGCTGGGAGCCAGCGATTCGGAGCTGAGTCGTTGCTATGTGAGCGAGACGAGTTCGCTGACCGGCGGGATGACGGCCGGCGGCTACGAGAATCCCACGTTTGCGCACTTTGTGGCGGCCAGTGCCGGTCGAGAGGAGGCAGGTCCGGGCGACAGTGTCTCCCTGGCGTCGGACAGCCTGTGCCTGGGGCAGACGCGCCACGCCTACGTGGACACCTGCAGCGACAACGGCAGTGGTGTGGTGGTCATCTACGACCACCAGATTCCCATTACGCCGGACATCGAGTTTGTGAAGCAGAACTCGGAGATAGTGCTGCTGCGCACCAAGGATCCCCAGCCGCAGGCGCTGCAGCTGCACGAGATGCGCGAGTTGCAGCAGCTGCCGACGAACCTGGCTGGGACGCCGGACTCCTCGCCGGACGGTCAGGCGCCGCCGCAGCCGTCCACAGCAACCGTGGCGCCCGCCAAGCAGCGACTCTCCTCCTTCCGCGCCACCAGcgagcagcagctgcagctcctTGGACGCGGCAGCCCCCAAAGAGGTAAAACAGCCACCACTGAGCAGGCACAGGACCAgcacccaccaccaccaccaccccagCAGCAGCCAGTAGATCCTGTCAAGCGCCAGCTGCCGCCCAAGCCGACCAGCCTGAGCCTTTTCAGTGGCCCAGCGCCCAGCCTGGCGCCTGGCGACAAGCCCCTGGTGCCTCGAAAGTCAGACTTTAAGGCCGACCTTGATGCCAAGATCCGCAGACAGAAGCAGAAAGTCCAACAGCAATTGCAGCAGCAATCGCCGCCTCAGCAGCAAGCTCCTTCCTCCGCCACACaaccgcaacaacaacaacactcaccaccgccaccaccaccacaactaCAGTCGCCCCCAAACCGAAACTGTAATGTCACTAATAAGCCAGCCGCCAATGTTACTGCATCCGCATCTGCATCTGGGTCGAAACTGAACCAAATTCATAGAAATCCAAGCCAAAATCAGACAGCTGCATCATCCAATCATCCAAATAAGCAATATAAGACGCCCCCCGCCGCCTGCCCGGCATACTCATCTTCATCGACATCGCTACCATCATTGCCATTATCAGTCAGCACCACCTCATCATCAGCCAACTCTCCGCCATCGATGTTGCCCGCCAGTGCCCGACCAGTCCATACGCCACCACATGTACACTCCAATGCCAATGCCAATGCCACTGCCAATGCCCCAGCCAATCCTCAAAGCCCGGCTAGTGCCCATGCCAATGTCAAGCCGTGCATTACGCCCAGGCCGGCTTCGTTGTCGG gaggagcaggaggtgGCGGTGGATCCACGCGCATCGCCCGCCGTTCGTCCATCAACCAGGCCAAGCCACCGCCGCCAGTCAGACGCAGCTCATCGGTGACCCCCAGTCCCAATGCCTCGGTTGGG ACGTTCCGCACCTCATCACCTGCCGCTGGCGGAGGAGGTGGCATTTACGCCCAGCCCAAGCTGGTCAACAGCATGTCCAGCTTCCGCACCAGTAGTCCCAGTCCCAACGGACACGCTCACCCACTGCCACCGACCCAGCCGAAGGCGAACCCGAATCTGATAGCACAGCTCAATGCACGACTCAACAGCAAGCAACAGCACCAGccccagcaccagcaacaCGAGGGAATCTACGGCAaccagcatcagcagcagcaacagcaacctgGAGGCGATTCGATTTATATGCGAGGAGGTTTGTCCATGTCGCAAACGCCTCAGCAGCAACACTTTGACG ACTATGCCACAAGCACAAATATCGAAAAGACTGGCAGCATTCGGGCCAAGACCAAGGCCGAATTCCTCGAGAATCTCAACGCGAAACTGGCCAAGCAGGGAATGTCTGGACGAGCATTCGCCGTGCGCAATCTCATCAACAGCAAGGCCCTG ATGTACCAAAATCCGCAATCTTTATCGCGACCCAGTGCGCAGTATCGTAGACCACCCACCTATCCCAACACCAGCAATACCATCAACACCATCAACACCTGCGATGACGACCAGTGCTAA